From Scatophagus argus isolate fScaArg1 chromosome 2, fScaArg1.pri, whole genome shotgun sequence, a single genomic window includes:
- the chrnb5a gene encoding neuronal acetylcholine receptor subunit beta-2, translated as MITNTVLLLSILSLTSSRAENAEERLVNYLLGPERYNKLIRPAVNKSQQVTISIQVSLSQLISVNEREQIMTTNLWLFQEWNDYRLRWDPEKYEGIKKLRIPSKHIWLPDIVLYNNADGVYEVSFYCNAVVSNTGDIFWLPPAIYKSACAIEVQNFPFDQQNCTLKFRSWTYDHTEVDLILTSDFASRDDFTPSGEWDIVSLPARKNEDPNDITYLDITYDFVIQRKPLFYTINLIIPCVLITSLAILVFYLPSDCGEKMTLCISVLLALTVFLLLISKIVPPTSFAVPLIGKYLMFTMVLVTFSIVSTVCVLNVHHRSPSTHYMPEWVKRIFLVRLPTFLLMRRPGSSNVRDKLRRKYANQSTVGKNYSQTGTEKKPYSNIRLGGIRTDTDSFYVNDDVAHKFCWKMGDIPDGGSGFPDFRRRLAVQWDADLEEAVGGVKYIAEHMKTEDDDEGIIEDWKYVAMVIDRLFLWIFILVCVVGTLGLFMQPLFQSYNTPTADDTEYGDF; from the exons GCAGCAGGGCAGAGAATGCAGAAGAGCGGCTGGTGAACTACCTGTTGGGTCCAGAACGCTACAACAAACTGATCAGACCAGCTGTCAATAAGAGCCAGCAGGTCACCATCTCCATACAGgtgtctctgtctcagctcATCAGCGTA AACGAAAGAGAACAGATAATGACAACCAACTTGTGGCTATTTCAG GAGTGGAATGACTACAGGCTGAGATGGGACCCAGAAAAATATGAAGGCATCAAGAAACTGCGAATACCATCCAAACACATCTGGCTTCCTGATATCGTGCTCTACAACAA TGCTGACGGCGTGTACGAGGTCTCCTTCTATTGCAATGCTGTGGTCTCCAACACAGGAGACATCTTCTGGCTTCCCCCGGCCATCTACAAGTCGGCCTGTGCGATCGAGGTGCAAAACTTCCCCTTCGACCAGCAGAACTGTACTCTCAAGTTCCGCTCCTGGACCTACGACCACACAGAAGTGGATCTAATCCTCACAAGTGACTTTGCCAGCCGTGACGACTTCACACCAAGTGGAGAGTGGGATATCGTCTCCCTCCCGGCGCGCAAAAATGAGGACCCCAATGACATCACATATCTAGATATCACCTATGATTTTGTGATCCAGAGGAAACCGTTGTTTTACACCATTAATCTGATCATTCCGTGTGTGCTGATCACGTCACTCGCGATCCTGGTGTTCTACCTGCCGTCAGATTGTGGGGAGAAGATGACACTCTGTATCTCAGTGCTGCTGGCACTCACTGTGTTCCTGCTGCTGATATCAAAGATAGTGCCACCCACCTCTTTCGCTGTGCCGCTCATAG GTAAATATCTGATGTTCACCATGGTGCTGGTCACTTTCTCCATCGTGAGCACCGTCTGTGTACTCAATGTGCACCACCGCTCCCCATCCACCCACTACATGCCTGAATGGGTAAAACGCATCTTCTTAGTCCGCCTGCCCACCTTCCTCCTCATGAGGCGTCCAGGTTCTTCCAATGTCCGTGATAAACTTCGCCGCAAGTACGCCAACCAAAGTACTGTCGGCAAAAACTATTCCCAGACTGGTACAGAGAAGAAGCCATACTCAAACATCAGACTTGGTGGGATCCGTACAGACACCGACTCTTTCTATGTGAATGACGATGTGGCACACAAATTTTGCTGGAAGATGGGCGACATCCCAGATGGGGGCAGTGGGTTTCCAGACTTCCGGAGGCGTCTGGCTGTTCAGTGGGATGCAGATCTGGAGGAGGCAGTGGGTGGAGTGAAATACATAGCTGAGCACATGAAGACAGAGGACGACGATGAAGGG ATCATAGAGGACTGGAAGTATGTAGCTATGGTGATAGACCGTCTCTTCCTGTGGATCTTCATCCTGGTGTGTGTTGTGGGAACTCTGGGCCTCTTCATGCAGCCGCTATTCCAAAGCTATAACACACCCACTGCTGATGACACAGA gtatGGAGATTTCTAG